In Kitasatospora gansuensis, a genomic segment contains:
- a CDS encoding peroxiredoxin, whose amino-acid sequence MLTIGDKFPEFELNACVDLDAANAFAEINHKSYEGKWKIVFFWPMDFTFVCPTEIAAFGKLNEEFADRDAQILGVSGDSEFVHHAWRKDHKDLRDLPFPMLADVKHDLMRACGVEGADGTAQRAVFIVDPNNEIQFVMVTAGSVGRNPKEVLRVLDALQTDELCPCNWTKGEDTLDAQTLLAG is encoded by the coding sequence GTGCTTACGATCGGTGACAAGTTCCCGGAGTTCGAACTCAACGCCTGTGTCGACCTCGACGCCGCGAACGCCTTCGCCGAGATCAACCACAAGTCCTACGAGGGCAAGTGGAAGATCGTCTTCTTCTGGCCGATGGACTTCACGTTCGTCTGCCCGACCGAGATCGCCGCGTTCGGCAAGCTGAACGAGGAGTTCGCCGACCGTGACGCCCAGATCCTCGGCGTCTCCGGCGACTCCGAGTTCGTGCACCACGCCTGGCGCAAGGACCACAAGGACCTCCGCGACCTGCCCTTCCCGATGCTCGCCGACGTCAAGCACGACCTGATGCGGGCCTGCGGCGTCGAGGGTGCGGACGGCACCGCCCAGCGCGCGGTGTTCATCGTGGACCCGAACAACGAGATCCAGTTCGTCATGGTGACCGCCGGTTCCGTCGGCCGGAACCCCAAGGAGGTCCTGCGGGTCCTCGACGCGCTGCAGACCGACGAGCTCTGCCCGTGCAACTGGACCAAGGGCGAGGACACCCTCGACGCCCAGACCCTGCTGGCGGGCTGA
- a CDS encoding alkyl hydroperoxide reductase, producing the protein MALDELKAALPDYAKDLKLNLSAVIGNSELPAQQLWGTVLSCAMATRSPAVLRELEPVAKAELSPAAYNAAKGAAAVMGMNNVYYRTTHLLSDKEYSGMRAGLRMNIIGTPGVEKADFELWCFAVSAINGCGQCLDSHEGVLRKAGVDREVIQASVKIAAVLQAVAATLDSEAVLAAL; encoded by the coding sequence ATGGCACTGGACGAGCTCAAGGCCGCCCTGCCGGACTACGCCAAGGACCTCAAGCTCAACCTGAGCGCGGTCATAGGCAACTCGGAGCTGCCCGCCCAGCAGCTCTGGGGCACCGTGCTCTCCTGCGCCATGGCGACCCGCTCGCCGGCGGTGCTGCGTGAGCTGGAGCCCGTCGCCAAGGCCGAGCTGAGCCCGGCGGCGTACAACGCCGCCAAGGGCGCGGCCGCCGTCATGGGCATGAACAACGTCTACTACCGGACCACCCACCTGCTCTCCGACAAGGAGTACAGCGGGATGCGGGCCGGGCTGCGGATGAACATCATCGGCACGCCGGGCGTGGAGAAGGCCGACTTCGAGCTGTGGTGCTTCGCGGTCTCCGCGATCAACGGCTGCGGTCAGTGCCTGGACTCGCACGAGGGCGTGCTCCGCAAGGCGGGCGTCGACCGCGAGGTCATCCAGGCGTCGGTCAAGATCGCGGCGGTGCTGCAGGCCGTGGCGGCCACCCTCGACTCCGAGGCTGTGCTCGCCGCACTCTGA
- a CDS encoding AI-2E family transporter gives MAQGWWISRAAVRLGSALQQRAAATAATAERPEQLPVPREPAPVVVEVKPEPVREFHAPRPATPAEAVPWGLRVAAESTWRLLLLAGALYLLFRVVDMLRLVAFAVLAALLISALLEPTVSWLRRHGVPRSLAAAGTFLSGVAGIGLVGWFVVWQVTTNLHSVTDQVQEGVERIRDWLVTGPLHLTQQQITDFAKQISAAIGTNSEQITSAGFTGVTIAVEVLTGVVLTAFTTFFLLYDGARIWGWALGMLPRQSRYAMAGAGPKAWATLTAYVRGTVCVAFIDALCIGIGIQLLGVQLALPLAVIVFLGAFVPLVGALVTGTIAVLIALVTQGPFTALMVMVVLVAVQQIEGHLLQPLILGRAVRVHPLAVVLGVAAGTIVGGIGGAIVSVPLIAVTNTVVVHLRRRAAAGQQVFEALEAARSQ, from the coding sequence GTGGCACAGGGCTGGTGGATATCGCGAGCGGCGGTCCGGCTGGGCAGCGCGCTGCAGCAGCGGGCGGCCGCCACGGCTGCCACGGCCGAGCGGCCCGAGCAGCTTCCGGTACCGCGGGAGCCCGCGCCGGTGGTGGTCGAGGTCAAGCCCGAGCCGGTCCGTGAGTTCCACGCACCGCGACCGGCCACCCCGGCCGAGGCGGTGCCCTGGGGCCTGCGGGTGGCGGCCGAGTCGACCTGGCGGCTGCTGCTGCTGGCCGGCGCGCTCTACCTGCTGTTCCGGGTGGTCGACATGCTCCGGCTGGTCGCCTTCGCGGTGCTGGCCGCCCTGCTGATCTCCGCGCTGCTCGAGCCGACCGTCTCCTGGCTGCGCCGGCACGGCGTGCCGCGCTCGCTGGCGGCGGCAGGAACGTTCCTGAGCGGGGTGGCCGGGATCGGCCTGGTCGGCTGGTTCGTGGTCTGGCAGGTGACCACCAACCTGCACTCGGTCACCGATCAGGTCCAGGAGGGCGTCGAACGGATCCGGGACTGGCTGGTCACCGGACCGCTGCACCTGACGCAGCAACAGATCACCGACTTCGCCAAGCAGATCTCCGCCGCGATCGGCACCAACTCCGAGCAGATCACCTCCGCCGGGTTCACCGGTGTGACGATCGCGGTCGAGGTGCTGACCGGCGTCGTGCTGACCGCCTTCACCACGTTCTTCCTGCTCTACGACGGCGCCCGGATCTGGGGCTGGGCCCTCGGCATGCTGCCCCGGCAGTCCCGCTACGCGATGGCGGGCGCCGGCCCGAAGGCGTGGGCCACCCTGACCGCGTACGTGCGCGGCACCGTCTGCGTGGCCTTCATCGACGCGCTCTGCATCGGGATCGGCATCCAGCTGCTCGGCGTCCAGCTGGCGTTGCCGCTGGCCGTGATCGTCTTCCTCGGGGCCTTCGTGCCGCTGGTCGGCGCACTCGTCACCGGGACCATCGCGGTGCTGATCGCGCTGGTGACCCAGGGGCCGTTCACCGCGCTGATGGTGATGGTCGTACTGGTCGCGGTCCAGCAGATCGAGGGGCACCTGCTGCAGCCGCTCATCCTCGGCCGCGCGGTCCGGGTCCACCCGCTGGCCGTGGTCCTCGGCGTCGCGGCGGGCACCATCGTCGGCGGCATCGGCGGCGCGATCGTCTCCGTCCCCCTGATCGCCGTCACCAACACCGTGGTGGTCCACCTCCGCCGCCGCGCCGCCGCGGGCCAGCAGGTCTTCGAGGCCCTCGAAGCAGCACGTTCCCAGTGA
- a CDS encoding aggregation-promoting factor C-terminal-like domain-containing protein — protein sequence MTRISVRGVAVASATAVTAVGAVVGVASGSEGTQTHTVDVAGASLLQDAPIGAQAQAVSDHFTAQANAQQASADAAAKKAAEEAARQKAAADAQAKADAEKAAKAAEAKRKADEEAANRAKARSVMAAVSPGSVQEMALQIVGDEAQFQCFSQIVKRESGWDYTASNASSGAYGLVQALPGSKMASAGADWRTNPATQIKWGLNYMNSRYGSPCGAWSFWQSHHWY from the coding sequence GTGACTCGGATCTCGGTCCGGGGAGTTGCTGTCGCCTCAGCCACCGCCGTCACCGCTGTCGGTGCCGTCGTGGGTGTGGCCTCGGGCAGCGAGGGCACGCAGACCCACACGGTCGACGTCGCCGGAGCCTCCCTGCTCCAGGACGCTCCGATCGGTGCCCAGGCGCAGGCCGTCAGCGACCACTTCACCGCGCAGGCGAACGCCCAGCAGGCATCCGCCGATGCCGCGGCCAAGAAGGCTGCCGAGGAGGCCGCGCGCCAGAAGGCCGCCGCCGACGCGCAGGCCAAGGCCGACGCCGAGAAGGCCGCGAAGGCCGCCGAGGCGAAGCGCAAGGCCGACGAGGAGGCCGCGAACCGCGCCAAGGCGCGCTCCGTGATGGCCGCCGTCAGCCCGGGCTCGGTCCAGGAGATGGCGCTCCAGATCGTCGGCGACGAGGCCCAGTTCCAGTGCTTCAGCCAGATCGTGAAGCGCGAGAGCGGCTGGGACTACACCGCCAGCAACGCCAGCTCCGGTGCCTACGGCCTGGTCCAGGCGCTGCCCGGCTCCAAGATGGCCTCGGCCGGCGCCGACTGGCGGACCAACCCCGCGACCCAGATCAAGTGGGGCCTGAACTACATGAACAGCCGCTACGGCTCGCCCTGTGGCGCGTGGTCGTTCTGGCAGTCGCACCACTGGTACTAG